A single window of Psychrobacter raelei DNA harbors:
- a CDS encoding DUF3726 domain-containing protein, with protein MIVSHNEIISLVQKAFLGTRNEYGEADLIAIMVAELQMAGLEGIRQFNNASDFLFNEQEVELDIINNQIVDEVVLDENDEKSKSSLTLTFDFHGNSIAYHLPAVLDYALEHFADDKHHHIKIELKNCHNRWLAYGELVRLAVKGIACMARWDNGAEPRHTLFILNLGNIYPELYFFDEQVDEIDGPQDMIIELADNDFVLERYGKNHVDYLSSEEILKRHQSSWDTGIKVNSVEWGILKETAKHMLVKNSEQSMRGAGGV; from the coding sequence ATGATAGTCTCTCATAATGAAATTATAAGCTTGGTGCAAAAGGCTTTTTTGGGCACGCGTAATGAATATGGCGAGGCCGATCTCATTGCCATCATGGTGGCAGAGCTACAGATGGCTGGGCTTGAAGGTATTCGCCAATTTAACAATGCCAGTGATTTTCTGTTCAATGAGCAAGAAGTCGAATTAGATATTATCAATAATCAGATTGTTGATGAAGTGGTATTAGATGAAAATGATGAGAAGTCTAAGTCTTCATTAACTTTGACGTTTGATTTTCATGGCAATAGTATCGCTTATCACCTACCGGCAGTTTTAGACTATGCGTTAGAGCATTTTGCAGATGATAAGCACCATCATATTAAGATTGAGCTAAAAAACTGCCATAATCGCTGGCTGGCTTACGGGGAGTTAGTCAGGCTTGCTGTAAAAGGTATTGCTTGTATGGCACGCTGGGATAATGGAGCAGAACCCAGACATACTTTGTTCATATTAAACTTAGGTAATATTTATCCTGAACTTTACTTCTTTGATGAACAGGTCGATGAGATAGATGGGCCCCAAGACATGATCATTGAGTTGGCTGATAACGACTTTGTCTTAGAGCGCTATGGAAAAAACCACGTGGACTATCTAAGCTCAGAGGAAATCTTAAAGCGCCATCAATCATCTTGGGATACTGGAATTAAAGTTAACTCCGTAGAATGGGGTATTTTGAAAGAAACCGCTAAGCATATGTTAGTAAAGAACAGTGAGCAGTCAATGAGAGGTGCTGGTGGCGTATAA